In Anopheles bellator chromosome 2, idAnoBellAS_SP24_06.2, whole genome shotgun sequence, the genomic stretch GCACCGGTGGTTTTATGGCGGCATCCTCGCTTCAAATCTCTGTGCCCACAAAATCCCTTCCTTTATGGGGTCACCCGGCCCTTCCGAAATCGGTGGCACACCGgccaaaatttaattattttattgactCCTGTCACTTTGTGATTATGGCGCACTGCTGTCCGATTGCGTCCGAGTAACAAccaaccacggcacggctcaaATCGAGACGCCGGAGAATCGCCCAACCGTATCGGTGCGCGATATATGGGGACCGACACTCGGGGTGTTACTGAGCTGAGCCGGGCCCTCGGTCGGCGGGTGTTACGATACTTTATGACACCTCTCCAGCTCGGTACACCATCAGCTCTCTTGCGCAGTGCCTTTCAGCCACGCAAGTGCCGATAAATTCGCCCAAACGAGGTTTGGGCACTTTCTGGGGCTTTTTCGGCCCCGCGCCGTCGAGGTCAGTCGGAGTCGCCGACTGCCGAGTGGTTGGTGCTCCTGTGTTTTTGGCGGAACTTCGGATCGGTGGGATCATAACCTacaaaagcaattaaaattatgctATCAGTTTTCGCAATACCGATGCTACTTTCGATTGGAGAATCCGTTCAAAGTCATGGAGCGATGGAGTCGAAACAAATGATAGGGAAGCGATCGTAAATTGGTTGGTTCATTGCTTACCGGCGGTGGCAATTAGAAGACGCGAAACTCATTCTGATTGTGGCGGATCGTTGTTGAGGATCATTGTTGGATCCGTAAAATTCATTTCTGTTGTgtagaaaatggaaagttcCCGATTTATACTACTCGATGATCGCGCGCGgttccggccaaccggccaacgGAACTCGTGTTGCCCAACATCGAAAGGTTACTGGAACACACACCCAAAACAGGAGGATCCCATGTCCGGTTATTCTCGACAATAAAAAAGCGGGTTGGGGCGAGAAGTAGAACAACCCACAACGGCGGCGATGAAGCGCGTTGGCGATCACGGCGACACGATCAGACTTTTCTGGGTGCGCGTTGCCGTCAGTATTTACGCTCCAGTAACGCCACAGCAGAGTCGCCAAACCGCAAGTTTCGCTACTTTTGCGGTTTCTTCGCTCTCTAGCCCTGGCTGTGGACCCGTTCGTGGACCGGACTTCTCGGACATGCTTCAATGGATGGGTGTTTAGCCCAAGCTCTACCCCACATCGCAGGACCACGAGAGATATCATAGAGGCGACTACACAAATGGGGCGAAGATTAGATAAGAAAAGGCGGCAAACGCCTCAGACTTGGGTGGTGTGAAAAGTGTCCCAAGAATGGGGCAACGGCGTGGGAATTTTTAGTCCGGTTCTTGGCGTGGCGCTGTTAGACGTAGAGTGTTGTAGGTAGAGGAACTCAGAAAGCTGGTGAAATTGTTCCGTGCTGGTAGGCGTATTGAAATCCCTTCGGAGAGAGAATCGTCGCTGTGCGTGTACCCGTCTCTAGCGACAAGGTACTCCAACGCTAATGTCCTAAAAAAGACCTCGCGAaaatggtgccattttttaATAGCTTTACCCAGCCCCCTGACCGAACCCGAAGTGTTGGTATCAATTTGGCGTAGTGTGGTACCCTTTGGAGTtgggtaaaaaaaaacggtcccaAATGGCATTTTTTATATGTCACCGACTGAAATCGGTGCCAACGAAGGCAAAAGAACTAGCTTCCCTGCTGCATTACTGTTATAAGGGCCTCGAAATGCagcacgaaagagagagggacggGTGTTAATGGCCGTCAACAAACCGCAACTTGAAAGCTCCTCCAATGGGTTGCCTCCGAGGTGGTGGTTCGGCTAAATATGCATTCGGAACAACGCCGTCTGTCCATTTCCTCGCCCCGCCGAGCTAACGGCTGTTTCGTGTTGCCGCCGCGACGGGGCTCTGCATTTCTTCGGGAGTGCATTGACTTCCGTTAGAGAAATGCACCGGTGCAGCGTGTGCAGCGCAAGTGGAGCGAGCCCAACGCGAAAGGCACACCTCTGGCGCGCAATTCGCGGTCGAGAGCGgctcataaaaataaatggcgCGATAAGTGCGATGTGTGTGCGGCTTCCCGCCAGAATGAGGCCATCCGCGAAGGGCCGGCCACCGCACGGGAAGCCGGGCGATCCCGTGATGCGGTGCAATATGCTTCGCGGTGAGGCCAAGAGATTGAGAAGGCCCACCAGAAGAGATTGAAAAAAAGGCCCACCAGAAAGTGGGCCACCATCGTTTGTGAGCCCGATGTGGGGTCACTCACTGGTTGATAAGCGAATTTGCATTTCGGACGTTATAAATTAAGTAAAGCTCTCCAAATAAGTGCACCTCCCTGTCGATTGCGCCGGCCGGGTGCATTGATTGCTGATTGCGCGGTAAATATTGACACGTGCGCGACTGCTACAGAGGACGCAAGGATGATTTCGGGCGCGCACTGGTCAATAACTGGATCTTGTTGCTTCCGGTCACTTTCGTCAGTGGCCATTCGGCGTGTACAAACATTCCTCCTCAAAACTGcttcaataataataataataagagagagagagagagaaagagaagcgaTTGATTATTCTGAACCTTCACTTAATAATTTCGGCTCCGGTCCGAGTTTACTATACACGTTCGAACGTGTACCGAACCTTTGGATCGGACTCGGTAAATGATATTCCTTCATGCGCGAAAAACTACGAAATTTAACGCTCCGCCCGGGGCGTGGACCGGGCCGGCCATTGACACCGGGCGCGGCGTCATCCAATTATTTATGCACTGTAAACCTCATTTTCGTCGCCCCAGCATATTAAATCTaaagtgtgtgcgcgcgcgcgcgccgtgtACATTCCAAATTCGTTCGCGCTGTGTGTGCTTTGTCCCAAGAAAGGAGCTCCCCATATGCACTAAAGGCTGAACATGGAACGCAACTTTGACCACGCATGTTCTAAGGTGGGTGGAACTTTGGCGAAACCTTCTTCCTTGGTGGTGGCTGTGGCTCGGCATGTTTGCAGGAGTAATGGCCAGTCCGGCGCCTCTATTTGGAGGCACTCTGTTTAATTTTATAGTCCTTAATTTATGCGGTACCAAATGCCTGTAATGCACTTTGGAGCGAAGTTGGGATTAAACATGCTGCTTTCCTATTTTGTATTCTGCTCGATTTTTGGCTCTTTTGACCATTTGGAGGTGCACCAATTTAGGTTAATTTATCTCAACACAGCGCACCTCCCCAACACTGGACTGGTCAAACTGGACTTTAACCTGCCGAGAGACAGCCGGTTTCAAGAAATGGGGGTGCAATTCTCGCCTGGCCCTCCCCGCACGTggcatatttgtttttccgccaAGCCACCAACCAACAGAATGGCCTCCCACAGATTCTATTGCGCTCCTTTTTTAGCGATCGTAATCGGTGTCCCATGAAGCGCCAACCACAGGTCGCCCAATGATGCAACTGGTGGGGTGGCCAACACAGCCCCAAACATCCGCCCGGTCAGTGACGAAAGGGGTTTTTCCGCAACGAAACACAGCTCGATTTTGTGCTGATCGACAGTAACCCGAACACTGgcctgccgacgacgaccgatcgGTTCTTTCCTGTACATTCCGGACTTCGTATATCCAATTGCGAAATACTCCACCACCGATGCAGTGGGGGTCATAGAACCTTGGGCGCGATGATGACACTCTATTTACTTAGCATATTCGGGCCGGCCACGTCAAGCTAATTTTTCTAAGAAAATGTTGTACACAAACGGAACCGAGAACCTCTCGCCTTCATGATCTGTCTGAGTTGGGTTTGGTCATGGTCCACCACCATCTCAGCAGTTGACCGCCGCTGAAGTAAAATTGATGAGACGTGAAATTCTGGCCGGACAGCGAGTGATGATGTGTTGTGATaaaaccggaagtggttccGCTGCACGGCGAGTTTATTGGCCCATTTATTCGTCATTTCAACGGGTAGCGAGCCGGCTGCACTTTTGGCAACATAATAACGGTCTATCAGCTCGTTTGATCTGGTTTACGACGAAATATACACAacgaacgacgacgggtgGCCAATTTGTTGTTGGTCGCGGGTGCATTACCGGACCATTTTATACTCCACAAGAATTCCTCTTAATTGCTGGCGGCCTCTCCAAATAGATTCGCAATGTTTAACGAGCCAATGCGGTGCATCCCCGACGGGACCGGATACGGACACACGGATGCTCACTCACCTTAATCCGAATTAGTCTGTCGCGCTCGTTTGTTGCAAGTTGCGCTCGTAAATTTCACATCCCCATGGCGCGCCCAATGGCCACATCTCGCTCGGGTGTGCATTATCATTGTGCCGACCCGCGACGCGGGTTATTGGAATAACAAAACacgcgccagcagcaccgtgtGTGCCCTCCGCCCGTGGTTGTTATCATCGCCACTGAGCGGCCACTTGGAGGAGATGGCAcgggcggtcgggcggccAACTTAATGCGCCGTGTGCAATATGCGCAATCCAATTGCAACCTTATTATGCAGGAATCGCATCGAGTGCGGCCTTTTCGTCCCTTGCGGGGTCACCATTGTCAATCTTATCAATCcatgtctggctggctggcttgcattaaatgaatttattgccaCGCGCAGCAGCGCAGACCGGCGAACGGGAATGGCGTTGCGTAACGAATGGGTCGGGGCTTCGTCTTCACTGCTGTCTGGTGGACGACAAATTGGCCggcagacgaaaaaaaaactgattcTTCAAGATAAGAGTGAGATTGAGATGCACCGATttggaattgattttattgtGACCAGTGTGTTGGGCGGACAACTTAATAACACCCCACTTTGTCGCCTTTGCAGGACTATAACGAACAGTGCCCGTACTCGCTATCGCCGGTGAGCATCAAAAGCCAGAAGCTGCTCCGTTCGCCCCGGAAGGCGACGCGCAAAATATCGAAGATCCCGTTCAAGGTGCTGGACGCGCCGGAACTGCAGGACGACTTCTATCTCAACCTAGTCGACTGGTCCGCCCAGAACGTGCTGGCCGTCGGGCTCGGCAGCTGCGTCTACCTCTGGAGTGCCTGCACCAGCCAGGTAGGTGTGCCGTGCCACTCTCCGTGGGCTCCGTGAATAAAATCCCATCGTTACTTTGCTTATAATGTCGGTTCTTCCGTAGGTGACCCGGTTGTGTGATCTGAGCTCCGATTCCAACACGATCACGTCCGTTTCATGGAGCGAACGGGGCCACCAGTTGGCGGTGGGCACGCAGCACGGATACGTCACGGTTTGGGATGTGGCCGCTAGCAAACAGGTAAGAGCACGCGAAACATTCGACGAAAATCTGAGCGGGGCGCTCCTGCAACTCACAGAGTCCGCAAACACAATTAGGACGGAAGCGTTGGGTCCTTTGAGATGTCGGCACATGTCCACTACCGTTGCAGTATTGACTTGTGTCGCCCAAGACATAGCAAATGGATTAGATCGAGTGCCCCCTAGTGTAGCATCTTTCGCTCTCAAGAACACGCGATGCTGACAAGAAGTCCCCTTAAAGCTCGAAGAACTGCCGCCGTGCGCATCTTTAATTGATCTTTATTTGCGCAACCACTTCACGGCGGGGAAACGCGACGACGATACCGTTTGCGCTGTGCGTGCGCCCGGTTCTTCTCGAGCTTCTCGAGAGAATTTGCTTACGGTTACGGCTAAACGGCGGGTGGCCAGGGGCTGATGAATGACCTCTGTTGGATGGACACGGTGAGGGGTGGTGTACCGAGAGTCAACAGAGCGAGAAAAGagtaataatatttattgcactttaCTGTTGCATGCCAAAgttcgtttgctttcgcaAAGAGATCTTCACGGGTCCCACGGGCCCGTCTTCAGGGATCGCGCTGCTATGCTTAATATCAGTGGCCACTGGTCACTAACGGCTCTGTGATTCATGTCTTTTTTTCGCCCCCGTCTGTCTTTCTCGCACGTCATAACTGTTTGCCAATGTGTTAATCATTTTGGACGTGTTTTTGCACGACTCTTGGGGTCGCCACCGAGTGACAAGGTTGGGTtaggaaataaaaagaatagACAATCTGTGTCATTTCTAAAACATTCCTTCAGCAACTCCATCGTCGGACTGCAAAGGCGGAGAGAAAGCAACAACGTTGCAGTCTCTCCATCCGGCAGCTGGCCATTCCTGGGTTGTCACCATGCATCACGCAAATGTCTGGCCTGGGGCCTAGGAATTACCACCTCTCCGCCAGCGAGTTTGTGGGGTGTTTgatcaaaaaattaaacttcgcGAAAGTGCGAAAAATTCGCAAATATTATTCGCAACCCACCGGCGGTGGGTACCATTCGGTGAAAACCAAATTAGACAACTTGGTGGACAGCGCGACCGAATGGCGAATTCCACACTTTCAGCAAAcccgcacagcagcagtgcgTTCGTGCGTGTTTGTCCTCTTTCcgccggcgatcggttcggaGGATTTCGCTTTTAGCATCACTGATGATTGCACTTGAACCGTAAATAAAACGCCCACCTTACGCACTTACCGGAGGCCACGCATTAGAAAGCGTAGTTTATGCCGAAAAGATTGGCAAACATTGCAAAAACGGCCCCCTTCTTTACGCACACGCATCGCGTCATCGTGACATGAATTTTTATCGCGATCGACGCGAAACCCGCGGGCCACGCGTGGTTCTTTACGcatgtttattttactttccttGCTGAGTGGGTTGGGATTTTTGCCAATAAAAGGCGGGAGATCTGTGCAAAAACAAGGGGCCACAAGTGCGGGTGTCCTACTTTGCACCTGTTTGTgggggtctctctctctctctctctctcgatatGTGGTGACCGTAACTAATGTAGTGCCGCTTCGGTTCTCTTCTCCTCCTCCTGTAGGTTAACAAACTCCTGGGACACTCGGCACGCGTTGGCGCCCTCGCCTGGAACGGCGATGTCCTATCGAGCGGGTCTCGAGATCGCCTCATTCTGCAGAGGGACACCCGGACCCCGTCGCAGGTACCGGAACGGCGCCTGGTCGGGCACCGGCAGGAAGTGTGTGGCCTCAAGTGGTCCCCCGACAACCAGTATCTGGCGAGTGGTGGCAACGACAACCGGCTGTACGTGTGGAACCAGCATTCCGCGTCGCCGGTCCACTCGTACTCGGAGCACATGGCCGCCGTGAAGGCGATCGCCTGGTCACCGCACCACCACGGGCTGCTGGCGAGCGGTGGCGGGACGGCCGACCGGTGCATTCGCTTCTGGAACACGCTCACGGGCCAGCCGATGCAGTGCGTCGACACCGGGTCGCAGGTTTGCAACCTGGCCTGGTCTAAACACTCGTCCGAGCTCGTCTCCACGCACGGCTACTCGCAGAACCAGATCCTCGTGTGGAAGTACCCGTCGCTAACGCAGGTGGCCAAACTGACCGGGCACTCGTACCGCGTGCTCTACCTTGCCCTCAGCCCTGACGGTGAAGCGATCGTGACGGGAGCCGGCGACGAAACGCTGCGGTTCTGGAACGTGTTCAGCAAGGCGCGATCGCAGAAGGAAAACAAGAGCGTCCTCAATCTGTTTACCAACATTCGGTAAAATTCGGCACCACGCCACAGAGGCCAAAGTAGTGCGCTTTGTTGCGCGAccgtcgtgctgctgctgccaccagaGAGAGGCGCGTTTGAGGAGACGCCGCCGTGCCTCTAGGACCACCCCTCGAAGGCATTTGTTTTTtaggttttcttttatttaattttttttaggAATTTCTTATTTTTGCCAATGGTGtggcatttttttccatttggttgCAACACAAAAATCGAGAAGAGCTCTTGTTTAATGTACATATTACGTATAgatatatatagatatatatatacacattTTAGGATATAGTTTTCGTTACTCACTGCTTCCCGCTGTAGCTGTTTAGTGCTTTATTCGGCATCAGTTCATTCACTGCGTAGCATTTTTCGATCATTATTTTGTTGGGGCTCTagattttccttttccccgcGCCTGCCCGAAGGGAATGTTTAGTTTCTTTAGTTCTCTTGGGAGTGGTTGGAATAAGTTGTATAAATTAATCTAAGACCACTCCCGATCGCGCGCCAGTCATCATAATGATAGTAGAGCCAGCGCCAGCAAGCGGTCGCGCCGCTGTGAACATAATGTGTAATGTTcgcttattatttttttgtttatttcgatGAATTATTGAACTAAAATTGAACTCAAATCTAAAATTTTgatgaattattgaaaatGCAGTCAAAAATTGTCTTTTAATTTGATGCGTGTAACTAAGGGCCTAGAAAGGAGATGAACGACGGAACTGTTTGAGGTAGAATTTAGGAACTCATCGGAGGCGCACTGTGTTCAATCAaggaaaggaataaaaaattGTCAGTATAATAACATTCGTATCCGGGTGTTCTCCTGTGGGATTCGGCAATCGCAATGAATGACGCAAAAAGGTGATAAAAATGCGTACGCGTTTGCGCGTTTATTTATGCTTGCGATTTCGTCACAAAAtaggaaacatattttccgcTGGGCTCGGTTTGGGCCGGGCGTTTCGAGCGCAGGATTTCGCTCGTAAAACGCGACCCATACCGGGCCAGCCGATACGCCAAACCCGGATACGGTTCTCACGGTTTCAAACGATTCGACTCCATTGCGAATCTCCAGTGGAAGGATGGCGTGCGCGCGTGTTCCTTTCATTTGACGTTCGGAAAGCAAAATTTGCCAATAAAGATCTCGTCTCGGTTCCCCGATTGCGATGCAACAGGTGGGGGAACTTTTATCGCGGTGGATGAAGTGTTCGTCCCACTATTTGAGTGTGTTTGGTGTATTCCATTTTAGTTGTGATAAGGATTAGCGAGCGTTAAGAAGAGATGTCAATAAAACCTATAAAGAAGAAATGTGTGTGAGTGTCCTATTGTCCTTTTAAGTGTAACGGTAAAAAACGGTCACAGTTAGCGGACAGCGTGCTGGACCGCACTGTACGTGAGAAAGAACTAGCTCCAACAACTTCCCTATACACAGACACTGTATTTAGTTTATTGGAAAGCATATTAGTTACTTATTTAACGTTATTGTTCTCGAACCCGTACCGCCGCGGCCTCCGGCGTTTTGATCGCCGAGGAGCTTTCTGCAGAAATCCTTAAAAACTACTTCCATGCTCCAAGAGTTCCAGTCAGCTTTTCACTTCTTACTGCCTGCCACCTTGAAGATCAGCGCCAGACCGACCCCGACCGCCACTGCCGATCCGGCAGCCATCGCCaaccgccgatcgatcgaaaggtTGCACCTACACGcggcaaaaaagagaaagaacaaTACTTAGCAACGGGAAGAACAGAAGACAGCCGCGGGCCTGGTTTCGCGAGGCGCCGAAGGCATTGGCCAGTAAACGCTTATGGCTACAGAAATAATAAAGACACGCGCAGAGTTGAAAAAGAGAAATCGATCCGCCGCCTCAGCACTTTTTATTCGATTCGTTCCAAAGAGTGAGCGTTTGTTAGCTGAGAAATCTGTGTGCTTAAACGTTTAACGTTataaaatggtggaaaaaccTAACGACATCCCCCGAAAAGTACCCTCCAATATCATTGCCCAAGTTGCACAAAATGTATCTAAAGCTACGCTCGGCGTGACACTTCCTCCGGTGATGGCCCAGCGGAAGCGCCAGTGTGTGTCAACCGAAAAATTTCGTCTTCAACGATCCCAGCCAGGAGGACGAAGCGGTCGAGGAGGAATCGGAACTACTAAtgggaagaaacaaaaaaaacacggggACAAAAGTAAAAATATGAGTGATGGTTAGTAACACAAAATACGGGAGCCTCGTAAGAGCGGGTTCTGAATACCGAAAGATaccgaaacacacacatgcaagGGATGATTGCATCCGACCCCGGCAACTCACCCTTTGGAGGCTTTCTTTTTCCGATCCGCTTCGATCAGTTCCCCGACGACGTACTGCTTCATCTGCTCCCTACAAAATACGGCAGTGGAAAGGGCAATTGTTAGAAGCGAGACTACTTCAAGGACGAGAGAAATCGCGCCCAAAACCAAGGCGATCGGTGTCCGTACTTACTTGGCGTCGGTGCTGTGGCCAACGTCATCAAAGTCGGCCGTTGCGTCCTTCCCGGCCGCCTCTATCAGTACCTCCTCGCCACCGGGATGCTTGAGAGGGGCAGAAAAGGAAAGTACGGTGAATTGTTCGAGCCAGTTCGAGTGGCCAGATAAGCGGAGCACCGACTGGTGACCTCCCTCCGATGGCATACCTCGGTCAGAAACTTGGTTACATCGTACACCTTGTCATGAATCACCATCAGAGTATCGCCGTCCTTGCAGGCATCGGCCACTTCCGCCAGACTGAACTGCTTCAGTTCCTTTGTGGCCATTCTGTTGCTGGGTGCACGATTTTTTGTGGAATTTCCTTATGGAACTGGAATGATCTATCGTTGTGTTGTCGGACTGTGCTGCGCGGCAATAGTAAACTTTCAAACAGGTGACCACTGCGTCAGTATGCGTGGAAGGCTGCCGAAGGCGAAGGTGT encodes the following:
- the LOC131212804 gene encoding fizzy-related protein homolog isoform X2, whose product is MFSPEYEKRFLKHRSPTARSLFSAGESSSSYDRFIPCRANNNWQTNFASISSKSNENSPQSSKKQRDCGENARDSLAYSCLLKNELLGTGIDDVKLVADEANSNRTGLFKYQSPTKQDYNEQCPYSLSPVSIKSQKLLRSPRKATRKISKIPFKVLDAPELQDDFYLNLVDWSAQNVLAVGLGSCVYLWSACTSQVTRLCDLSSDSNTITSVSWSERGHQLAVGTQHGYVTVWDVAASKQVNKLLGHSARVGALAWNGDVLSSGSRDRLILQRDTRTPSQVPERRLVGHRQEVCGLKWSPDNQYLASGGNDNRLYVWNQHSASPVHSYSEHMAAVKAIAWSPHHHGLLASGGGTADRCIRFWNTLTGQPMQCVDTGSQVCNLAWSKHSSELVSTHGYSQNQILVWKYPSLTQVAKLTGHSYRVLYLALSPDGEAIVTGAGDETLRFWNVFSKARSQKENKSVLNLFTNIR
- the LOC131211949 gene encoding cytochrome b5-like isoform X2, translated to MATKELKQFSLAEVADACKDGDTLMVIHDKVYDVTKFLTEHPGGEEVLIEAAGKDATADFDDVGHSTDAKEQMKQYVVGELIEADRKKKASKGSSDSSSTASSSWLGSLKTKFFG
- the LOC131211949 gene encoding cytochrome b5-like isoform X1, coding for MATKELKQFSLAEVADACKDGDTLMVIHDKVYDVTKFLTEHPGGEEVLIEAAGKDATADFDDVGHSTDAKEQMKQYVVGELIEADRKKKASKGCNLSIDRRLAMAAGSAVAVGVGLALIFKVAGSKK
- the LOC131211949 gene encoding cytochrome b5-like isoform X3, with the translated sequence MATKELKQFSLAEVADACKDGDTLMVIHDKVYDVTKFLTEHPGGEEVLIEAAGKDATADFDDVGHSTDAKEQMKQYVVGELIEADRKKKASKGSDSSSTASSSWLGSLKTKFFG
- the LOC131212804 gene encoding fizzy-related protein homolog isoform X1, which encodes MFSPEYEKRFLKHRSPTARSLFSAGESSSSYDRFIPCRANNNWQTNFASISSKSNENSPQSSKKQRDCGENARDSLAYSCLLKNELLGTGIDDVKLVADDKIGGGSGGSGAGVGGGGSGNGGGGGSNGVVGGSGGAGGLLANSNRTGLFKYQSPTKQDYNEQCPYSLSPVSIKSQKLLRSPRKATRKISKIPFKVLDAPELQDDFYLNLVDWSAQNVLAVGLGSCVYLWSACTSQVTRLCDLSSDSNTITSVSWSERGHQLAVGTQHGYVTVWDVAASKQVNKLLGHSARVGALAWNGDVLSSGSRDRLILQRDTRTPSQVPERRLVGHRQEVCGLKWSPDNQYLASGGNDNRLYVWNQHSASPVHSYSEHMAAVKAIAWSPHHHGLLASGGGTADRCIRFWNTLTGQPMQCVDTGSQVCNLAWSKHSSELVSTHGYSQNQILVWKYPSLTQVAKLTGHSYRVLYLALSPDGEAIVTGAGDETLRFWNVFSKARSQKENKSVLNLFTNIR